AGCAAAGCGCCGTTATCAGCAAGCAGAGCATCTTGACGATAACCCCGAACGGTGTCCGCGCCACCTAAACCATATTGTTCTAGAGGCATGAGCGCTCTATCAGCCAGTTGCACGTCGCCGCGCACTAACAAAAGAGTATCCCGCGCTAAGAGCCGCACCCACTGCGCCTGTCCGCGCCAAGACACAAAGCGGCTGTCGGGGGCGCTATTGTTGATAGTGGCATCAAAAGCACCTAGACCGAAGTTGAACTGCGATCGCGCTGCAATCACCTCTTGAGTGTTCCGCTTCGTCCATTCTTGAAAAAATCTGATCGCCGAAATGCGCGTGCGTCCGTTTTCATCTGCGCCTGCTGATAGTGGAAAGGGAATCTCTAAAAGTGAGGTTTCGCTTTCCCGCCTAGAGGCTGTTAAGCCAAGCGCAAATTCTTGGCTAGGAGTTTGCACGATGGGCTGGCGATAAGTAATGTCATAGTAACGGGAAGCCGCTTGGATATCGATTAAGTTGAAAGGAGTCTCGATAACCTTGCTCGATGTTCTACCGTAGTTGAAGCTGAGAGTGCCGTTGCGTGCATTGATGGGTATCGTATAGCCGACATCTATGGCATTGCTACCATCGGTGTTGGTGTAACTGAAGTTGACTGCATCTCCCAGCCCTAGCAAGTTGCCTTCTCTTACCTGAAAGCCGCGCCGCAAGCTACCTACGCTGGGGGAACGACTATTATTGAGGATAGCTTCCGGGCCTCTAAATGATGGAGCTTCTCGTACATCTACGGTTAGCAAGCTGGTTCCCGGTTGGCTCCCAGCCGAGAGTTCGGCAGATACGTTACCGATCAGGGGATCGAGTTGCAGCAGGCGCAGGGATTCTAACAAACGATTGACATTTACAGGTTTTCGTGCGCCGATAGCCAAACGCGATCGCACATAATTTCGATTCAGTCGCCTCACGCCATTGACTTTGATATCCTCCAATCTCCCCTCAATTACCTGAATTGTGACAACACCCCTCTCCAGCTTTTGGGGTGGAATCAATGCACCAGAGGTTTGATAACCGTTGTCAACGTACAGCTTTGTTACCGCAGAACGAGCTTCTAAAAGTTCGGTGAATGTTAAAGGACGATTAGTATAGGGTTTGGTAATTTCTGCTAATTTTTTATTGCTAAATGCAGTATTGCCCGTAAACTCGAACCGCTCAACAGTGATAGTAGCTCCGGGGACGTTACCTGAAGGTACTTCGGGGGTAGGGGGCGTTGGCGTTTCACCCCCAGGCGGTGTAGGTGGTGCCAGTAGTTCTTGTGGTGGTGGTAGTGGCTGGGGTAGTTCTGGCTGTT
This DNA window, taken from Microcoleus sp. FACHB-831, encodes the following:
- a CDS encoding ShlB/FhaC/HecB family hemolysin secretion/activation protein, which codes for MVALEKNFNYKLANILVLTNFWLVAPVNAQTAALGGNEPGDLAIASLNQEQQLYSSFDLSQSALTSETLDLEEIQDKNPATKTSELIKNSLPLAQVPNLPPNDPGIVTPPQPPTPQQPELPQPLPPPQELLAPPTPPGGETPTPPTPEVPSGNVPGATITVERFEFTGNTAFSNKKLAEITKPYTNRPLTFTELLEARSAVTKLYVDNGYQTSGALIPPQKLERGVVTIQVIEGRLEDIKVNGVRRLNRNYVRSRLAIGARKPVNVNRLLESLRLLQLDPLIGNVSAELSAGSQPGTSLLTVDVREAPSFRGPEAILNNSRSPSVGSLRRGFQVREGNLLGLGDAVNFSYTNTDGSNAIDVGYTIPINARNGTLSFNYGRTSSKVIETPFNLIDIQAASRYYDITYRQPIVQTPSQEFALGLTASRRESETSLLEIPFPLSAGADENGRTRISAIRFFQEWTKRNTQEVIAARSQFNFGLGAFDATINNSAPDSRFVSWRGQAQWVRLLARDTLLLVRGDVQLADRALMPLEQYGLGGADTVRGYRQDALLADNGALLTAEVRLPILRIPESKVLLQVIPFVDVGTAWNRGEVKVAQPSTLASVGLGLQMTLGDNISARLDWGIPLVSVKSNPRTWQENGLYFSIIFNPFK